One part of the Malus sylvestris chromosome 2, drMalSylv7.2, whole genome shotgun sequence genome encodes these proteins:
- the LOC126603136 gene encoding NAC domain-containing protein 2-like, whose translation MKKSLSPQPSRPTPFLSTFLNLIFSRKRKQEIYMASANDFPVGYKFHPRDEELVGYYLRNKVHGAPFKDENVIPDIDLYGGIEARDIWNNNGGQNLGKGEDLYFFTKLKPTSSKSTGSLVARTIGSGTWHGQNSGTKIKDPKTKDTIVCRIRKNYDRKRKADDREETKVVESQRKNIQKQFENIDESYVSPVSSEVAEDVNTNHYPQLQKPQQEQQTNLQHNGFVNNVDHCYNQQQQKHYGAVQKTHDEQRLEKANGFLFFSLQKLYRGILLLISEMSTHVLYIN comes from the exons ATGAAAAAATCTCTCTCCCCGCAGCCCTCCCGCCCTACTCCTTTTCTTTCCACATTTTTAAATCTCATCTTCTCAAGAAAGCGGAAGCAAGAAATATATATGGCATCTGCTAATGACTTTCCAGTAGGTTACAAGTTTCACCCAAGAGACGAGGAGTTAGTGGGATATTATCTGCGCAACAAGGTTCATGGCGCACCCTTTAAGGATGAGAATGTTATTCCAGATATTGATCTTTATGGTGGCATAGAGGCGAGAGATATATGGAATAACAATGGTGGACAAAATTTAGGAAAAGGTGAAGACCTTTACTTCTTTACCAAACTGAAACCAACAAGCAGCAAGAGTACAGGTTCGCTTGTGGCTCGCACGATAGGGTCTGGGACATGGCATGGCCAGAATTCAGGGACTAAAATCAAAGATCCGAAGACTAAAGACACGATAG TCTGCCGGATTAGAAAGAATTATGATAGAAAGAGAAAGGCGGATGATCGCGAGGAGACCAAAGTAGTAGAATCCCAaagaaaaaatattcaaaagcaaTTTGAGAATATTGATGAATCTTATGTTTCTCCCGTGTCTTCTGAGGTTGCTGAGGACGTTAATACCAATCATTACCCACAACTGCAAAAGCCGCAGCAAGAGCAACAGACTAATCTTCAGCACAATGGTTTTGTGAATAATGTTGATCATTGCTATAATCAGCAGCAGCAAAAGCATT ATGGAGCTGTACAGAAAACACACGATGAACAAAGGTTGGAGAAAGCGAACGGTTTCTTGTTCTTCTCTTTGCAGAAACTTTACAGAGGAATATTGCTTCTCATTTCAGAAATGAGCACTCACGTGCTTTACATTAACTGA